The following proteins are co-located in the Rheinheimera salexigens genome:
- a CDS encoding DUF3598 family protein codes for MQLKDRMPVLYRHLGVWDGYYRYFDKDGVKIDEHKSRLLCRFPTEHTYHQTNFYFWQDGKKETRDFPTRIENNRIIFYTEVSGWAAEVPLDEFNRTVMLYWVRTNEENLHLYEMIQISDCGKYRTRVWQWFKDGRLLQRTLIDEEFVTTDWQSYENLQPEYADIAQLAD; via the coding sequence ATGCAACTTAAAGATAGAATGCCCGTCTTGTATCGTCACTTAGGAGTATGGGATGGATATTATCGTTATTTCGATAAAGATGGTGTAAAAATCGACGAGCACAAATCACGGTTACTATGTCGTTTTCCTACTGAGCACACTTATCATCAAACTAACTTTTATTTTTGGCAAGATGGTAAAAAAGAAACCCGCGACTTTCCCACCAGAATTGAAAATAACAGAATTATTTTTTACACCGAAGTTAGCGGTTGGGCAGCCGAAGTACCGTTAGATGAGTTTAACAGAACCGTTATGCTATATTGGGTTAGAACCAATGAAGAAAACTTGCATTTATATGAAATGATTCAAATTTCTGACTGCGGTAAATATCGCACACGGGTATGGCAATGGTTTAAAGATGGTCGTTTATTGCAGCGTACCTTAATAGATGAAGAGTTTGTCACTACCGACTGGCAATCTTATGAAAATTTACAGCCAGAATATGCTGATATCGCACAGCTGGCAGATTAA
- a CDS encoding DUF1330 domain-containing protein has product MAAYLLIQATIEDMAAFKRYTAVVPQLVQKYGGQYVVMESNHVLLEGKHKPGSVVLSTWPDEAAAQKFWQSDEYSAAKQLRHGSGKFHVMLLHSLGA; this is encoded by the coding sequence ATGGCGGCATATTTACTTATTCAGGCCACGATTGAAGATATGGCAGCATTTAAGCGTTATACCGCAGTGGTACCACAATTAGTGCAAAAATATGGAGGCCAATACGTGGTGATGGAAAGTAACCATGTATTGCTAGAAGGAAAGCACAAACCGGGTAGTGTAGTGCTTTCAACTTGGCCCGATGAGGCTGCCGCGCAAAAGTTCTGGCAGTCAGACGAGTATTCAGCAGCAAAACAGTTAAGACATGGCAGCGGAAAATTTCATGTCATGTTACTGCATAGTTTAGGAGCTTAA
- a CDS encoding GntR family transcriptional regulator, which yields MAKTRKQAKYKELGEQIIEAILQQQYLVGDLLPTEKELCQTHSISRYTAREALRYVQIAGLVDRKQGSGSRVLRNSIPNKINQFIHSVQDLLNFGEQTRFEIESCELKNISAEQAETYAIAAETPFIKLAGIRLESHDKKPICYSVINQFKFEQSILSDISNKKKVLYGFVDSMKKVPIGRVEQSFSATIIPNELCDKLGVPMHSAAMLIVRRYIGKDNTLLLIAESLYPASRYSYSNVLEHS from the coding sequence ATGGCTAAAACTAGAAAACAAGCTAAATATAAGGAACTTGGCGAGCAAATAATTGAGGCTATTTTACAGCAGCAATATTTAGTGGGTGACTTACTGCCGACTGAAAAAGAGCTCTGCCAAACCCATAGCATTAGCCGTTATACCGCGCGAGAAGCATTACGTTATGTACAAATCGCTGGCCTTGTTGATCGCAAGCAAGGTTCAGGCTCGCGCGTATTACGCAATAGCATACCGAATAAAATTAATCAGTTTATTCACTCAGTGCAAGACTTGCTTAATTTTGGCGAGCAAACTCGGTTTGAAATTGAAAGTTGCGAACTAAAAAACATCAGCGCAGAGCAAGCAGAAACTTATGCTATCGCCGCTGAAACACCGTTTATTAAATTGGCCGGCATCAGATTGGAGAGCCATGATAAAAAACCTATCTGCTATTCAGTTATTAACCAATTTAAGTTTGAACAAAGTATTCTGTCCGATATAAGCAATAAAAAGAAAGTGCTATATGGCTTTGTCGACTCGATGAAAAAAGTGCCAATAGGCCGAGTAGAGCAAAGCTTCTCAGCTACGATTATTCCAAACGAGCTGTGCGACAAGCTAGGTGTGCCAATGCATAGCGCGGCTATGCTAATTGTGCGTCGTTATATTGGTAAAGATAATACCTTACTATTAATAGCCGAAAGCCTTTACCCAGCCAGCCGTTATAGTTATTCCAATGTGTTAGAGCATAGCTAG
- a CDS encoding VOC family protein yields MSFSVSPFSEAICSVVDFEPFRQLFCDIAGWKLIHQGPVDDSVIKAYKLASETSVDEMLLANPKTDAGFLRLYKYNNVPQQVMRSNDQSWDTGGIFDYNVRIKSMAELFPQLQRLGWRGVTPPVSFKLGESDVIEWIAMNHHVRIAFIERVAPKLVGWEQINPVSQMFNSSQIVTDIDKSLAFYCDFLGFKLAIKAGNLNKEAGANPLGIPLNRSHIEDYELAIVQPGDTMIGSVELVKFNSLQGHDFSANNQPPNLGMQGLRFKVSDAQALSDKAQQQQVTILSPLQQAYIAGLGQVKLLTLQSPDGAWLEFYQPLDATI; encoded by the coding sequence ATGTCATTTAGTGTTAGTCCATTTTCTGAAGCAATATGTAGTGTTGTTGATTTTGAGCCTTTTAGGCAGTTATTTTGTGATATTGCTGGCTGGAAGCTAATCCATCAAGGCCCAGTAGATGATTCTGTTATCAAAGCCTATAAGCTTGCCTCGGAAACCAGTGTCGATGAAATGTTACTGGCTAACCCTAAAACGGATGCCGGCTTTCTACGCCTGTATAAATACAATAATGTGCCACAGCAAGTGATGCGTAGTAACGACCAAAGCTGGGATACCGGTGGTATTTTTGATTACAACGTTCGGATAAAGTCTATGGCCGAACTGTTTCCTCAGCTACAAAGACTTGGCTGGCGTGGTGTTACTCCGCCGGTCAGTTTTAAATTGGGTGAGTCAGACGTTATTGAATGGATTGCCATGAATCACCATGTGCGTATTGCTTTTATTGAGCGAGTGGCACCAAAGCTGGTGGGCTGGGAGCAAATAAACCCTGTAAGTCAAATGTTTAACTCTAGCCAAATAGTAACAGATATTGATAAATCATTAGCCTTTTACTGCGACTTCTTAGGCTTTAAACTGGCGATTAAAGCGGGTAACTTAAATAAAGAAGCCGGTGCGAATCCATTAGGCATTCCATTAAACCGCTCACATATTGAAGACTATGAACTGGCAATAGTACAACCTGGCGACACTATGATAGGTTCAGTTGAGTTAGTAAAATTCAACTCGTTACAAGGCCACGACTTTAGCGCCAACAATCAGCCACCAAACTTAGGTATGCAAGGGTTACGCTTTAAAGTCAGTGATGCCCAAGCATTGTCTGACAAAGCCCAACAGCAACAGGTTACTATTCTAAGCCCGTTGCAACAGGCGTATATCGCCGGTTTAGGTCAGGTAAAACTACTCACCCTGCAATCGCCAGATGGCGCTTGGCTAGAGTTTTATCAGCCACTAGATGCAACCATTTAA
- a CDS encoding aldehyde dehydrogenase family protein, whose protein sequence is MQIRNPRTGEYDYDLIEFSADQVKDIAANLRQHQADWWQSGLELRIAQLQLFAAEIAKAKPELVQAVAADTGRWSESEIEVDALVQTINRWCKNAPKLLGVAPARAASIPFLEIQQQYYPFQLVGVVSPWNFPLLLSFVDAIPALLAGCAILIKPSEVTSRFVKVLANVLAKVPQLQNVLAVVTGGVETGQAVTSNVDILCFTGSVATGRRVGELCAKLFIPAFLELGGKDAAIVCADADLDNASSAICWGSMVNAGQSCMSIERVYVDSRVAKEFKQLLVEKVSKLRHNYPTITTGEVGPVISDKQIAVIEQQFNDAKQKNARFLCGGEVVNLGGGAYCQPTVIDNITPDMLIGTEETFAPVLVIEEFTSEQEAVTLANNSKYGLSGAVFSQDIAKAHAIASQLVVGGVSINDAALTGFVHEAEKQSFGLSGLGGSRMGDESIRRFIRKKALLTNTGVKSPWWF, encoded by the coding sequence ATGCAGATCAGAAACCCAAGAACCGGCGAATACGATTATGATCTTATTGAGTTTTCAGCAGACCAAGTTAAAGACATAGCGGCTAATTTACGCCAACACCAAGCTGATTGGTGGCAATCTGGGCTGGAGCTGCGCATTGCACAATTACAGTTATTTGCCGCAGAAATAGCTAAAGCCAAGCCTGAGTTAGTTCAAGCCGTGGCTGCAGATACTGGGCGCTGGTCTGAGTCTGAAATTGAGGTTGATGCGCTAGTACAAACCATAAATCGCTGGTGTAAAAATGCGCCTAAGCTGTTAGGTGTCGCCCCAGCTAGAGCGGCAAGTATTCCATTTTTAGAAATTCAGCAACAGTATTATCCTTTTCAGTTAGTGGGTGTAGTGAGCCCTTGGAACTTTCCCTTACTATTATCTTTTGTTGATGCTATTCCTGCGTTATTAGCCGGTTGTGCAATATTAATTAAACCCAGTGAAGTCACCTCGCGTTTTGTTAAGGTGCTAGCCAATGTATTAGCAAAAGTGCCACAACTACAAAATGTATTAGCTGTGGTGACAGGTGGCGTTGAAACTGGCCAAGCGGTTACCAGCAATGTGGATATTTTGTGCTTCACCGGTAGCGTTGCCACAGGGCGCCGAGTGGGCGAGTTGTGCGCAAAATTATTTATCCCGGCCTTTTTAGAGTTAGGCGGTAAAGATGCTGCTATTGTTTGTGCCGATGCTGACTTAGATAACGCCAGTAGTGCCATTTGCTGGGGCAGTATGGTGAATGCCGGTCAGTCGTGTATGAGCATAGAAAGAGTATATGTGGATAGCCGTGTCGCTAAAGAGTTTAAGCAGCTGTTAGTGGAGAAAGTGAGTAAGTTACGCCATAACTACCCAACCATTACCACTGGCGAAGTAGGGCCGGTAATTTCGGATAAACAAATTGCCGTTATAGAGCAGCAATTTAATGACGCTAAACAAAAAAATGCCCGTTTTTTATGTGGCGGCGAAGTGGTTAACTTAGGCGGCGGTGCTTACTGTCAGCCAACGGTTATTGATAACATCACGCCAGATATGTTAATTGGCACAGAAGAAACTTTTGCACCTGTGTTGGTTATTGAAGAGTTTACTTCAGAGCAAGAAGCCGTTACGTTAGCCAATAATTCAAAATATGGACTTTCTGGAGCCGTATTTTCACAAGATATTGCCAAGGCGCATGCTATCGCTAGCCAGTTAGTTGTCGGTGGTGTAAGTATTAATGATGCTGCATTAACAGGCTTTGTGCATGAAGCTGAAAAGCAATCTTTCGGCTTGTCTGGACTTGGCGGTTCAAGAATGGGCGATGAGTCTATCCGTCGCTTTATCCGCAAGAAAGCGTTATTAACAAATACAGGGGTTAAATCGCCTTGGTGGTTTTAA
- a CDS encoding FAD-binding oxidoreductase — protein MQLLNKSTLSEQLVSVLGASEVKTDQESCVLYSQDVYAKDKPCAIVIKPSCAKKLAQAVSIITQAGYSVVARGGGMSYTGGYVPKEQHSVVVDMSALNKVLEVNTKDMYVTVESGCSWEKLYTTLKEHKLRTPFWGTLSGRFATVGGSLSQNGIFWGSAQHGFAVDSVLSLDVILSDGTTLTTGSAAKKGTQPFARHFGPDLTGLFCNDSATFGIKTKATLRLIPEALHKGSTSISFMEFEHQAELMSEVARQGLASECFGFDPFLQGQRMQRESLGKDIKSLFGVMKAAGGVGKALKAGSKIALAGRDFIESECWSVHFLVEDWTEQGVELKLNKINQLAKDLQGKVVENTIPKVMSANPFGPVNNMVGPKGERWVPIHALVPHSKVQEAYLATEAVFNKHAALIEQYNIGIGYLLATVSSTVFVIEPVFFWPDELNELHKHALEPAHLKRLPGFTANPAASNAMAVIRADLISKYAESGYIHMQLGKSYQFKQVLDAENYQLLTDIKKRFDPNNRLNPGCLGFD, from the coding sequence ATGCAATTACTGAATAAAAGTACGCTATCCGAACAATTGGTATCGGTTCTTGGCGCTAGTGAAGTAAAAACAGATCAAGAATCTTGCGTTTTATACTCTCAAGATGTTTATGCCAAAGACAAACCCTGCGCCATTGTTATTAAACCTAGCTGTGCGAAAAAACTAGCACAAGCGGTTAGCATTATTACCCAAGCCGGCTACTCTGTGGTTGCTAGGGGTGGCGGTATGTCTTATACCGGCGGTTATGTGCCAAAAGAACAGCATTCCGTTGTGGTTGATATGTCGGCACTTAACAAAGTGTTAGAAGTGAATACCAAAGACATGTATGTCACAGTAGAGTCTGGCTGCAGTTGGGAAAAGCTGTATACAACCTTAAAAGAACATAAATTAAGAACACCCTTTTGGGGCACTTTATCAGGCCGCTTTGCCACTGTAGGCGGTAGTTTATCGCAAAACGGTATTTTTTGGGGCTCAGCTCAACATGGTTTTGCCGTTGACTCGGTTTTATCGTTAGACGTTATTTTAAGTGATGGCACAACCCTTACTACCGGATCCGCCGCTAAAAAAGGCACTCAGCCCTTTGCTCGGCATTTTGGCCCCGATCTTACCGGCTTATTTTGTAATGACAGTGCAACTTTTGGTATTAAAACTAAAGCTACTCTCCGCTTAATTCCAGAGGCTTTACACAAAGGTTCAACCTCTATTAGCTTTATGGAGTTTGAGCATCAAGCTGAACTGATGAGTGAAGTCGCTAGACAAGGCTTAGCCAGTGAATGTTTTGGCTTTGACCCATTCTTACAAGGCCAGCGCATGCAGCGCGAAAGTTTAGGCAAAGATATAAAGTCACTGTTTGGCGTAATGAAAGCCGCCGGTGGCGTAGGCAAAGCCTTAAAAGCGGGGTCTAAAATTGCTTTAGCCGGTCGCGACTTTATTGAAAGTGAATGCTGGTCAGTACACTTTTTAGTGGAAGACTGGACCGAGCAAGGCGTTGAATTAAAGCTAAATAAAATTAACCAGCTAGCAAAAGACTTACAGGGTAAAGTGGTTGAAAACACTATTCCTAAAGTAATGAGTGCTAACCCTTTTGGCCCGGTGAATAACATGGTTGGCCCTAAAGGCGAGCGTTGGGTACCTATTCATGCCCTAGTGCCCCACTCTAAGGTACAAGAAGCTTATTTAGCCACTGAAGCGGTGTTTAACAAACACGCTGCTTTAATTGAGCAATATAACATTGGCATTGGTTATTTATTAGCCACAGTATCAAGCACCGTATTTGTAATAGAGCCGGTGTTCTTTTGGCCAGACGAGCTAAATGAATTACATAAACATGCCCTTGAACCCGCCCATTTAAAACGCTTACCTGGTTTTACCGCTAACCCAGCAGCCAGTAATGCGATGGCCGTAATTAGAGCAGACTTAATCAGTAAATATGCTGAATCAGGCTATATCCATATGCAACTCGGTAAGTCTTATCAATTTAAACAAGTGCTGGATGCTGAGAATTACCAATTACTCACTGATATTAAAAAGCGATTTGATCCCAACAACCGCTTAAACCCAGGGTGTTTAGGTTTTGATTAG
- a CDS encoding nitrilase-related carbon-nitrogen hydrolase — MDLAYSALALQVQCRSVNSLDIPAARQQIFNNIDHVAKQVKSSLGFIKTFSGEAVRLVVLPEYFLTGFPMGESIAEWKAKAVLDIDGEEYNRLAKIAQDNKIYLSGNAYEADPNFPELYFQTCFIMSPAGNTVLRYRRLISMFSPTPHDVWQPYLDIYGYEAVFPVAKTEIGNLAAIASEEILYPEIARCLAMQGAEVFMHNTSEIASPGLSPKDIAKRARAIENMAYVVSANSAGIADISLPVNSADGMSKIIDTKGRVLAESTIGETMVAYAELNISSLRALRLKPAMTNLLARQRNELFAPTYQQTVYPANNMLPQLNDQKPINRQHFIDTQVNVIDDLIAKGIFHSDTSHSDTSCLEKGK, encoded by the coding sequence ATGGATTTGGCGTATAGCGCATTAGCCCTGCAGGTACAATGCAGATCAGTAAACAGTTTGGATATACCGGCAGCACGCCAGCAAATTTTCAATAATATTGATCATGTTGCTAAGCAAGTAAAATCTAGCTTAGGCTTTATTAAAACCTTTTCTGGCGAAGCGGTTCGGTTAGTTGTATTGCCTGAGTATTTTTTAACTGGCTTTCCAATGGGCGAATCAATCGCAGAATGGAAAGCCAAAGCTGTACTGGATATAGACGGTGAAGAGTATAATCGGTTAGCTAAAATTGCTCAGGATAATAAGATTTATTTATCGGGTAATGCGTACGAAGCCGATCCTAACTTTCCTGAGTTGTATTTCCAAACCTGTTTTATAATGTCACCTGCAGGTAATACGGTACTGCGCTATCGCCGACTTATTTCCATGTTTTCGCCTACGCCGCATGATGTGTGGCAACCGTATTTAGATATTTATGGTTATGAAGCCGTATTCCCAGTGGCTAAAACCGAAATAGGTAATTTAGCCGCTATCGCATCAGAAGAAATTTTATACCCGGAAATTGCTCGCTGTTTAGCCATGCAGGGTGCTGAAGTGTTTATGCATAATACCTCAGAAATTGCTTCGCCTGGTTTATCGCCAAAAGATATTGCCAAACGGGCGCGTGCCATTGAAAACATGGCTTATGTGGTGTCAGCTAACTCTGCCGGTATAGCCGATATTAGCTTACCGGTTAACTCAGCCGATGGTATGTCAAAAATTATTGATACTAAAGGCCGGGTGTTAGCGGAGTCTACTATTGGTGAAACCATGGTTGCCTATGCTGAGCTTAATATTTCTAGCTTACGTGCTTTGCGCTTAAAGCCCGCTATGACTAATTTACTGGCCCGTCAACGCAATGAATTGTTTGCACCGACGTATCAGCAAACCGTTTATCCGGCAAACAATATGTTGCCGCAACTTAATGATCAAAAGCCGATAAATCGCCAGCATTTTATAGATACTCAAGTTAATGTCATTGACGACTTAATTGCCAAAGGTATTTTCCATTCAGATACTTCTCACTCAGATACTTCTTGTTTAGAAAAGGGGAAATAA